A region from the Aegilops tauschii subsp. strangulata cultivar AL8/78 chromosome 5, Aet v6.0, whole genome shotgun sequence genome encodes:
- the LOC109767973 gene encoding uncharacterized protein: MSYQQVPPQESYPPPGYSPVYPPPAGGQQGPYYPPQQQQPPPPPGYQGYFSQGQPQQPPPYYYPPPPPHSGHHHHGHHHHDHHAEDHHHHHGHHHHHHHNDDDCCLGFLKGWLAALCCCCCLEECCCCFW; encoded by the exons ATGAGCTACCAGCAGGTCCCTCCGCAGGAGTCCTACCCGCCGCCAG GGTATTCGCCGGTGTACCCGCCGCCGGCCGGCGGGCAGCAGGGCCCGTACTACccgccgcagcagcagcagccgccgccgcctccgggGTACCAGGGATACTTCAGCCAGGGCCAGCCACAGCAGCCACCGCCCTACTACtacccgcccccgccgccgcacAGTGGCCATCACCACCACGGCCACCACCACCATGACCACCACGCCGaggaccaccaccaccaccatggtcatcatcaccaccaccaccacaacgACGATGACTGCTGCCTTGGCTTCCTCAAAGGATG GTTGGCCGCTctatgctgctgctgctgtctGGAGGAGTGCTGCTGCTGTTTCTGGTAA
- the LOC109767951 gene encoding caffeoylshikimate esterase, whose translation MPHVNAKVSAVAATGMSAVPAAAAPPSPRRWEGVDPALERMVLRACLDQAPERRRVREAFKDVQLSIDHCLFKAQYSDIGTKESYERNSRGVEIFSKCWFPENHRMKAIVCLCHGYGDTCTFFLDGIARKIASAGYGVFALDYPGFGLSEGLHGYIPSFDTLVDDVAEHFAKIKGNPEYRDLPSFLFGQSMGGAVALKIHFKQPKDWNGAILVAPMCKISDDVVPAWPVQQVLIFMAKLLPKEKLVPQKDLAELAFREKEKQEQCSYNVIAYKDKPRLRTALEMLRTTQEIESRLQEVSLPIIILHGEADLVTDPGVSKDLYEKAKTSDKTLRLYKDGYHAILEGEPDEGIFKVLDDIISWLDQHSAKEIPSS comes from the exons ATGCCACACGTGAACGCCAAGGTgtcggcggtggcggcgacggGGATGTCCGCCGTGCCTGcggccgcggcgccgccgtcgccgaggAGGTGGGAGGGGGTGGACCCGGCGCTGGAGAGGATGGTGCTGCGCGCGTGCCTGGACCAggcccccgagcgccgccgcgtGCGCGAGGCCTTCAAGGACGTGCAGCTCAGCATTGACCACTGCCTCTTCAAG GCACAATACAGTGACATTGGAACAAAAGAG TCATATGAGCGGAACTCCAGAGGTGTGGAGATATTCTCAAAATGTTGGTTTCCGGAGAACCATCGTATGAAAGCAATTGTTTGTCTCTGCCATGGTTATGGAGACACCTGTACCTTTTTCCTTGATG GGATTGCTAGGAAGATTGCTTCGGCTGGATATGGAGTATTTGCATTGGACTACCCTGGTTTTGGTCTTTCTGAAGGACTTCATGGATATATTCCAAGTTTTGATACTCTTGTTGACGATGTTGCTGAACATTTTGCTAAGATCAAAG GGAATCCTGAATACAGAGATCTCCCAAGCTTTCTGTTTGGCCAATCTATGGGTGGTGCAGTTGCATTGAAGATTCACTTTAAGCAACCGAAAGACTGGAATGGTGCAATTCTAGTTGCACCTATGTGCAAG ATTTCAGATGACGTGGTACCAGCTTGGCCTGTTCAGCAAGTTCTGATTTTCATGGCTAAACTTCTTCCAAAAGAGAAGCTTGTTCCACAGAAAGACTTGGCAGAATTGGCATTCAGAGAGAAAGAAAAACAAGAGCAG TGTTCTTACAATGTGATTGCCTACAAGGATAAACCACGTCTCCGAACAGCTCTGGAGATGCTGAGGACCACACAAGAGATAGAAAGTCGCCTACAAGAA GTTTCCCTGCCCATAATCATTCTGCATGGTGAGGCTGATTTGGTCACCGACCCAGGCGTGAGCAAAGATCTGTATGAAAAAGCGAAGACATCGGACAAGACGCTGCGACTTTACAAAGACGGCTACCATGCCATCTTGGAAGGTGAACCGGACGAGGGGATCTTCAAAGTTCTCGACGATATAATCTCCTGGCTGGATCAGCATTCTGCAAAGGAGATACCGTCGTCGTGA
- the LOC109767965 gene encoding uncharacterized protein produces the protein MQQGRKRSRPRIAGARPGPSSSPTRRGGTSGGGAGRRLRLPVQLAQGPRPRKRAEAKRALTRSASEPALWWRDDARVHPAPPHPPSPPPPPLDRPHTCYDVLAPDSPFASSSLLLPPDRRTTWEEAKVVVNVTVEGSAGPVRAMVSLGSSIRDAIAAVVERYHREGRSPRLDPASAESFQLHHSHFSLQSLNKNDKIGEVGGRNFYLHKTGGSNGPALQRGEPGVHSGGGETRQSHGGQLAGVPYHHQLLAIVMKKLDKIGRRTKRLWRLLTCDCT, from the exons ATGCagcaggggaggaagaggagccGCCCGCGCATCGCCGGCGCCCGGCCGGGGCCCTCCTCCTCGCCGACGCGCCGGGGCGggaccagcggcggcggcgccggacgGAGGCTCCGGCTGCCGGTGCAGCTGGCGCAGGGTCCGCGGCCGCGGAAGCGGGCCGAGGCGAAGAGGGCACTCACGCGCTCCGCCTCCGAGCCGGCGCTCTGGTGGCGCGACGACGCCCGCGTCCACCCCGCGCCGCCCCacccgccgtccccgccgccgccgccgctcgacCGACCGCACACCTGCTACGACGTCCTCGCGCCGGACTCTCccttcgcctcctcctccctGCTGCTGCCGCCCGATCGTCGCACGACCTGGGAG GAGGCGAAGGTGGTGGTGAACGTGACGGTGGAGGGGAGCGCGGGGCCGGTGAGGGCGATGGTCAGCCTCGGCTCCAGCATCCGGGACGCCATcgccgcggtggtggagcggtACCACCGGGAGGGGAGGAGCCCCCGGCTGGACCCCGCCTCCGCCGAGTCCTTCCAGCTCCATCACTCTCACTTCTCCCTCCAGA GTTTAAACAAAAACGACAAGATCGGCGAAGTGGGCGGCAGAAATTTCTACCTGCACAAAACCGGCGGAAGCAACGGGCCTGCGCTTCAGAGGGGAGAACCTGGTGTGCATTCAGGTGGTGGTGAAACTAGACAGAGCCATGGAGGGCAGCTTGCCGGTGTTCCATACCACCACCAGCTCCTCGCCATTGTCATGAAGAAGCTGGATAAAATCGGCAGGCGGACCAAAAGGCTTTGGAGGCTCCTGACCTGTGACTGCACATGA